A section of the Streptomyces sp. V3I8 genome encodes:
- a CDS encoding ATP-grasp domain-containing protein has translation MAHLLVVESWVGSMSRLLPRAIREGGHEFTFLTRDLHHYLRSAPEGTAHPLLAARNVLTAETNDVEALLPEAERLHGALGFDAVVTSCDYYLPTVARIAARLGLPGPTPGSVEDACRKDRTRRVLGEAGVPGPRFAVCADRAAAEGAARELGFPLVVKPVDLCAGMYVRRVDDARELADACRAIADFPLNARGQTRAPVLLLEELLDGPEVSVETVSFDGRTRVVGVTDKSLGGAPAFVETGHMFPAALAPDDAAAARDTAVRAVQALGLDSVVAHTEIRLTAAGPRVVEVNPRPAGNRITELIRHVTGLDLAAVCVDVALGRTPDLRRRDTGLRSAAVGFLVPDTAGTLESIEGADRVRAEPPVLEVRFAEPGRAVRVAGSNNEYLGHVMAGDAEGFGARARVESLLSGLRPRVSVR, from the coding sequence GTGGCTCATCTGTTGGTGGTCGAAAGCTGGGTCGGATCGATGAGCAGACTGCTGCCACGGGCGATCCGGGAGGGCGGGCACGAGTTCACCTTCCTCACCCGGGACCTGCACCACTACTTGCGCTCGGCCCCGGAGGGCACGGCGCACCCCCTGCTGGCGGCCCGCAACGTGCTGACCGCCGAGACGAACGACGTCGAAGCCCTGCTCCCCGAGGCGGAGCGGCTGCACGGGGCACTCGGCTTCGACGCGGTGGTGACGTCCTGCGACTACTACCTGCCCACCGTGGCGCGGATCGCCGCCCGGCTGGGACTCCCCGGACCGACGCCCGGATCCGTCGAGGACGCGTGCCGTAAGGACCGCACCCGGCGGGTGCTCGGCGAAGCCGGTGTTCCCGGACCCCGTTTCGCCGTCTGCGCCGACCGGGCCGCGGCCGAGGGGGCCGCGCGGGAGCTGGGCTTCCCCCTGGTGGTCAAGCCCGTCGACCTCTGTGCGGGCATGTACGTACGGCGGGTGGACGACGCGCGTGAACTCGCCGACGCCTGCCGGGCGATCGCGGACTTCCCGCTGAACGCCCGGGGCCAGACGCGGGCGCCCGTCCTGCTGCTCGAGGAACTTCTCGACGGACCCGAGGTCAGTGTGGAGACCGTGTCGTTCGACGGCAGGACGCGGGTGGTGGGGGTGACCGACAAGAGCCTCGGCGGGGCACCGGCCTTCGTCGAGACCGGGCACATGTTCCCCGCCGCCCTCGCCCCGGACGACGCGGCGGCCGCCCGGGACACCGCGGTGCGGGCGGTCCAGGCGCTCGGCCTCGACTCCGTCGTGGCCCACACCGAGATCAGACTGACCGCCGCCGGGCCCCGTGTCGTCGAGGTCAACCCGCGTCCGGCCGGCAACCGCATCACCGAGCTGATCCGTCACGTCACCGGTCTCGACCTGGCCGCCGTCTGCGTGGACGTGGCCCTCGGCCGCACCCCCGACCTGCGACGGCGGGACACCGGACTGCGCAGCGCCGCCGTCGGCTTCCTCGTGCCGGACACCGCGGGGACGCTGGAGTCGATCGAGGGCGCGGACCGGGTGCGCGCCGAACCGCCGGTGCTGGAGGTCCGGTTCGCCGAACCGGGGCGCGCGGTGAGGGTGGCGGGCAGCAACAACGAGTACCTCGGGCATGTGATGGCGGGCGACGCCGAGGGGTTCGGCGCGCGGGCCCGGGTCGAGTCGCTGCTCTCCGGGCTGCGACCGCGGGTGTCCGTCCGATGA
- a CDS encoding Rossmann-like domain-containing protein — MRARTGVEPAATALQGTGPLSYDGLVRQVLAGGLGPDPRTLRTAVAFTTSQAVRHDGRRGGYRNEVLSLRLGRAVGSCAVEPGALPGGAVDDCAGADVAHLLEHPLPAVRVAALDAYLMHVRPHSPEHGALPCPLPAGSSLEKSRARARAVVELLDVGPGQTVLVVGVVNSLLEALRSRGITYIPCDLKGGTTEWGEHVVTDALAELDRCDAVLASGMTLGNGSFEPLREHALRTGRQLVMFAQTGSAVLPRFLGAGVGAVCAEPYPFFWLDGGPGVLHRYGHRHGRTGAAL; from the coding sequence ATGAGGGCCCGGACCGGCGTGGAACCCGCCGCCACGGCCCTGCAGGGAACGGGTCCGCTCTCGTACGACGGCCTCGTCCGGCAGGTCCTGGCCGGCGGACTCGGCCCGGACCCCCGGACCCTGCGCACCGCCGTGGCGTTCACCACGAGTCAGGCGGTACGGCACGACGGGCGCCGCGGCGGCTACCGCAACGAGGTGCTCAGCCTGCGCCTGGGCCGGGCGGTCGGCTCCTGCGCGGTCGAGCCCGGCGCGCTGCCGGGCGGCGCGGTGGACGACTGCGCCGGGGCGGACGTCGCACATCTGCTGGAGCATCCGCTCCCCGCGGTGCGCGTCGCGGCACTGGACGCCTATCTGATGCACGTGCGCCCCCACTCGCCGGAGCACGGGGCACTTCCCTGCCCGCTGCCCGCCGGGAGTTCCCTGGAGAAGTCCCGGGCGCGGGCACGGGCCGTCGTCGAGCTGCTGGATGTCGGACCGGGACAGACCGTCCTCGTCGTCGGCGTCGTCAACTCGCTTCTTGAGGCGCTGCGTTCGCGCGGCATCACGTACATACCGTGTGACCTCAAGGGCGGTACGACGGAGTGGGGCGAGCACGTCGTCACCGACGCCCTCGCCGAACTCGACCGCTGTGACGCCGTGCTGGCTTCGGGGATGACCCTGGGCAACGGTTCCTTCGAACCCCTGCGGGAGCACGCCCTGCGCACCGGACGGCAGTTGGTGATGTTCGCGCAGACCGGCAGTGCCGTGCTGCCGCGGTTCCTCGGCGCCGGGGTCGGCGCGGTGTGCGCGGAGCCGTACCCCTTCTTCTGGCTGGACGGCGGCCCGGGCGTCCTGCACCGCTACGGCCACCGTCACGGCCGTACGGGGGCCGCGCTGTGA
- a CDS encoding PLP-dependent cysteine synthase family protein, giving the protein MTATALRPRTANPDLLSLLGRTPLARVTTDLPHPQPGFWAKLEGLAAGGMKARAAVSMLLGARARGELRPGAPVVESTSGTLGIGLAFAGQALGHPIVLVGDTELEPSMRQLLRAYGARLELVDRPASTGGWQAARLARLRELLGTLPDAYWPDQYNNPDNVAGYASLAAELASQLDHLDVLVCSVGTGGHSAGIAGPLRRHWPALRLIGVDATGSTIFGQPARPRLMRGLGSSIHPRNVAHEAFDEVHWVGPAEAADACRRLARGSFVSGGWSTGAVALVSAWAARVHPGAVVATVFPDGPHRYLGTVYDDDFAAAHGLDPAGAATRPVEIPHARAVEATGWARCTTVTDPVTDPAALPATGRPAAPHPLEGSS; this is encoded by the coding sequence GTGACCGCGACCGCGCTGCGCCCGCGCACCGCCAACCCCGACCTGCTCTCCCTGCTCGGCCGCACGCCGCTGGCCAGGGTGACCACCGACCTGCCGCATCCGCAGCCCGGTTTCTGGGCCAAGCTGGAAGGGCTCGCCGCCGGCGGGATGAAGGCCAGGGCGGCGGTGTCCATGCTGCTCGGTGCCCGTGCCCGGGGTGAACTGCGTCCCGGCGCACCGGTGGTGGAGTCCACCTCCGGGACACTCGGCATCGGCCTCGCCTTCGCCGGACAGGCTCTGGGACACCCCATCGTGCTCGTCGGCGACACCGAACTCGAACCGTCCATGCGGCAGTTGCTGCGCGCGTACGGAGCCCGGCTCGAACTCGTCGACCGGCCGGCGAGCACGGGCGGCTGGCAGGCGGCCCGGCTGGCCCGGCTGCGCGAACTGCTGGGGACACTGCCGGACGCGTACTGGCCCGATCAGTACAACAACCCCGACAACGTCGCCGGTTACGCCTCGCTGGCCGCCGAACTCGCCTCGCAGCTCGACCACCTGGACGTACTGGTGTGCAGTGTCGGCACGGGCGGGCACAGTGCCGGGATCGCCGGTCCGCTGCGCAGGCACTGGCCCGCTCTGCGGCTGATCGGCGTGGACGCCACCGGCTCCACCATCTTCGGCCAGCCCGCCAGGCCCCGGCTGATGCGCGGTCTGGGCAGCAGCATCCATCCGCGCAACGTGGCCCACGAGGCCTTCGACGAGGTGCACTGGGTCGGTCCGGCCGAGGCGGCGGACGCCTGCCGGCGCCTGGCCCGCGGCAGCTTCGTCAGCGGCGGCTGGAGCACCGGCGCGGTCGCGCTGGTCTCCGCCTGGGCGGCCCGCGTCCATCCCGGCGCCGTGGTCGCCACCGTCTTCCCCGACGGGCCCCACCGCTACCTCGGCACGGTCTACGACGACGACTTCGCCGCGGCCCACGGCCTCGACCCGGCCGGCGCCGCCACCCGCCCCGTCGAGATCCCGCACGCACGCGCCGTCGAGGCCACCGGCTGGGCCCGCTGCACCACGGTGACCGACCCGGTGACGGACCCGGCGGCCCTCCCGGCGACCGGCCGCCCGGCCGCCCCGCACCCCCTGGAAGGAAGCTCGTGA
- a CDS encoding dipeptide epimerase, whose amino-acid sequence MKATLRTVRLTLAEPLRISRSTTAARDAVWLTIGHEGLHGHGEAVTSVYHGLDTGTLERQLYESGRDLGRFPDPESALRGHLADAYSADGHRARERPPAVRAAVESALLDLCGRRAGAPVHRLLGAASAPSAGTARTIGIVPAAHAAAQARALADAGFTLLKIKAGAPDPEDDLDRVRAVRSAAPGTRLLLDPNGAWTPGQAHRLLGRYAELGVEAVEQPVAPGDPEALARLAGRSPLPLIADEDAVGLEDVRRLAGRVHGVNVKLAKCGGPHAALRIAELLADSGTGLMLGCLTASTLGLAPAVHLADRARWADLDGHLLLADDPWTGIGGADGVVRAGGLPGLGVRERRTGEADGP is encoded by the coding sequence GTGAAGGCCACCCTGCGCACCGTGCGGCTCACCCTCGCCGAGCCGCTGCGCATCTCCCGTTCGACGACGGCCGCCCGCGACGCCGTCTGGCTGACGATCGGGCACGAGGGCCTGCACGGCCACGGCGAGGCCGTCACCAGCGTCTACCACGGCCTCGACACCGGCACACTGGAACGGCAGTTGTACGAGTCCGGCCGCGACCTGGGCCGCTTCCCCGACCCCGAGAGCGCACTGCGCGGGCACCTGGCGGACGCGTACTCCGCGGACGGGCACCGCGCACGGGAGCGGCCCCCCGCGGTGCGGGCGGCCGTCGAGTCGGCGCTGCTGGACCTGTGCGGCAGACGGGCCGGCGCCCCCGTCCACCGGCTCCTCGGCGCCGCGAGCGCTCCGAGCGCCGGCACCGCCCGCACCATCGGCATCGTCCCGGCCGCGCACGCCGCCGCGCAGGCACGGGCCCTGGCGGACGCCGGATTCACGCTCCTCAAGATCAAGGCCGGCGCCCCGGACCCCGAGGACGACCTCGACCGCGTACGCGCCGTCCGCTCCGCCGCTCCCGGCACCCGGCTCCTGCTCGACCCCAACGGTGCCTGGACCCCCGGACAGGCCCACCGCCTCCTGGGCCGGTACGCGGAGCTGGGCGTCGAAGCCGTCGAGCAACCCGTCGCCCCCGGTGACCCGGAGGCCCTGGCCCGGCTCGCCGGGCGTTCGCCGCTGCCCCTGATCGCCGACGAGGACGCGGTCGGCCTCGAAGACGTACGACGGCTCGCGGGCCGTGTGCACGGGGTGAACGTCAAGCTCGCCAAGTGCGGCGGCCCCCATGCGGCCCTGCGGATCGCCGAGCTGCTCGCGGACAGCGGCACCGGCCTGATGCTGGGCTGCCTCACCGCCAGCACGCTCGGCCTCGCGCCCGCCGTGCACCTCGCCGACCGGGCCCGCTGGGCCGACCTCGACGGCCACCTGCTGCTCGCCGACGACCCGTGGACCGGGATCGGCGGCGCCGACGGTGTCGTACGGGCCGGTGGACTGCCCGGGCTCGGCGTACGCGAGAGGCGTACCGGAGAGGCGGACGGCCCGTGA
- a CDS encoding MFS transporter: protein MRTLYEIRGFPPAIRLLLLNQFGVNAGFYLLIPYLAVHLGEDLGMSAAVVGIVLGVRNLSQQGLFLIGGSAADRLGARGVVIAGCAVRTVGFALFALGDGLAVLLAASVLSGLAGALFNPAVRTYLAQEAGGRRAEAFALFNVFATTGALVGPLLGSVLLLVDFRACALAAAGIFALLTVAQALVLPARAVPPSTGGVLADWREVAGDRAFVAFSLAMTGMFTLENQLYLLLPDGVRRATGWDGAAGLVFLVGTLAGLALQLRLTRALKAHGGRAVGTGLALMGLAFLPPMLVSGAAPRPWHAVPVLAGVLLLHVGIMVAQPFVMELVPGFGRPELTGTYFGIFYMVSGVAAAVGNTVVGWAMDAGDQRGTAWLPWACCVVCGLASASAVTWLRRRGALPARAVVVGAPA from the coding sequence GTGAGAACGCTGTACGAGATACGCGGATTCCCGCCCGCGATCCGGCTCCTGCTCCTCAACCAGTTCGGCGTCAACGCCGGCTTCTACCTGCTCATCCCCTATCTGGCCGTGCACCTGGGCGAGGACCTGGGCATGTCGGCGGCCGTCGTCGGGATCGTGCTGGGGGTGCGCAACCTCAGCCAGCAGGGACTGTTCCTCATCGGCGGCTCGGCCGCGGACCGGCTCGGGGCGCGGGGGGTCGTCATCGCCGGCTGCGCGGTGCGTACGGTCGGCTTCGCGCTGTTCGCCCTCGGCGACGGGCTCGCGGTGCTGCTGGCCGCGTCCGTGCTGAGCGGGCTCGCCGGGGCGCTGTTCAACCCGGCTGTGCGGACCTACCTCGCACAGGAGGCGGGCGGGCGCAGGGCCGAGGCGTTCGCGCTGTTCAACGTCTTCGCGACCACCGGGGCGCTCGTCGGGCCGCTGCTCGGCAGTGTGCTGCTGCTCGTCGATTTCCGGGCCTGCGCGCTCGCCGCCGCCGGGATCTTCGCGCTGCTCACCGTGGCCCAGGCGCTGGTACTGCCGGCGCGGGCGGTCCCGCCGAGCACGGGCGGGGTGCTCGCGGACTGGCGCGAGGTGGCCGGCGACCGCGCGTTCGTCGCCTTCTCGCTCGCCATGACCGGCATGTTCACCCTCGAGAACCAGCTGTACCTGCTGCTGCCCGACGGCGTCCGCCGCGCCACCGGCTGGGACGGCGCCGCCGGACTCGTGTTCCTGGTGGGAACGCTCGCCGGCCTCGCACTGCAGCTGCGGCTCACCCGGGCCCTGAAGGCGCACGGCGGACGGGCCGTCGGCACCGGACTCGCCCTGATGGGGCTCGCCTTCCTCCCGCCGATGCTGGTGTCGGGGGCCGCCCCGCGCCCGTGGCACGCCGTCCCCGTGCTCGCGGGCGTCCTGCTCCTCCACGTCGGGATCATGGTCGCGCAGCCCTTCGTGATGGAGCTGGTTCCCGGATTCGGCAGACCGGAGCTGACCGGCACGTACTTCGGGATCTTCTACATGGTGTCCGGGGTCGCCGCGGCCGTGGGCAACACGGTCGTGGGCTGGGCCATGGACGCCGGGGACCAGCGTGGTACGGCCTGGCTGCCCTGGGCCTGCTGCGTGGTGTGCGGTCTGGCCTCGGCGTCCGCGGTCACCTGGCTGCGCCGCCGGGGAGCACTTCCCGCACGCGCCGTCGTGGTGGGGGCGCCGGCATGA
- a CDS encoding class I SAM-dependent methyltransferase, which yields MTSGNLLTDHPELYEARFPDPGRLAGRWAEDCLRRHGAGPAVLDLGCGTGRDAAHLHAAGRRVVGADLSGAMLAYARARHPGPRYVRADLRDFSFPTGAFDAVVCLDSALLYCHTNDDLDGFLASCRRSLAPGGLLVAEMRNGAYFLGRDGLLDTPRHNTLLWQGTSYRSVTTLHVDRTAQLLRRTRVWTADDGSAPVEQRSAWRLLLPQELRHFLASHGFAVLELHDGPGPRTEPPWQEGDLPAGPADADRLHVVARRTG from the coding sequence ATGACGAGCGGCAACCTGCTGACCGACCACCCGGAGCTGTACGAGGCCAGGTTCCCCGATCCCGGGCGGCTGGCCGGGCGGTGGGCCGAGGACTGCCTGCGCCGGCACGGGGCCGGTCCCGCCGTCCTCGACCTGGGATGCGGCACCGGCCGGGACGCGGCGCACCTGCACGCGGCGGGCCGCCGCGTGGTCGGCGCCGACCTCTCCGGGGCGATGCTGGCGTACGCCCGCGCCCGCCACCCGGGCCCGCGGTACGTGCGCGCCGATCTGCGGGACTTCTCCTTCCCGACCGGGGCCTTCGACGCGGTGGTGTGCCTGGACAGCGCCCTGCTGTACTGCCACACCAACGACGACCTGGACGGGTTCCTGGCCTCCTGCCGCCGGAGTCTGGCTCCCGGCGGGCTCCTCGTCGCGGAGATGCGCAACGGCGCCTACTTCCTCGGCCGGGACGGCCTGCTGGACACACCGAGGCACAACACCCTGTTGTGGCAGGGCACTTCGTACCGTTCGGTGACCACTCTGCACGTCGACCGCACCGCGCAGCTCCTGCGCCGTACCCGCGTCTGGACCGCCGACGACGGCTCGGCGCCCGTCGAACAACGCTCGGCCTGGCGGCTGCTCCTCCCCCAGGAACTGCGTCACTTCCTGGCCTCGCACGGTTTCGCCGTGCTGGAACTGCACGACGGGCCGGGGCCACGCACCGAACCGCCGTGGCAGGAGGGCGACCTGCCCGCCGGTCCGGCCGACGCCGACCGGCTGCACGTGGTGGCCCGCCGCACCGGCTGA
- a CDS encoding ABC transporter substrate-binding protein — MQDHPGLRRRGLLAAASGIGALALVGCGGPNDPDTRGSGSGGDGKPRRGGRLRAAFAGGGASETLDPHLANLFADVARAKALFDKLADYGDDLSARPRLASGWEPNAGLDRWTVTLRKADFHDGKAVTAEDVLFSYRRIADPEQAFRAKASLEPVDLAASRAVDERTVEFVLKRPTAEFPNVLAAFGAYIVPAGSSGSDFDGKPVGSGPFRFVSFAPGRSAVFRRNDAYWDGAPHLDEVEFVVANEESARVNALLGGQVEYAHELNPTTARAHEGRGRIGIVRLRNSAMQAFAMKTDRAPFDDRRVREAFFLVADRQELVDGALSGAGVVGNDLFGKGYEYYADALPQREQDLDRARSLLKAAGAEKLKVTLDTSAVAAGFTEAASIFRDQAAKAGVTVEVRTGSKDSYWADVLDSGTLCCYRSGAMPIEAHISQRLLTDSTTNATRWRHKDFDALYRQAQATRDAEERAAVFGRMQRRLYAEGGFLVWGFADWIIGTAEGVKGVEEQAPANTLDWARFDKVWLA, encoded by the coding sequence ATGCAAGATCACCCCGGCCTCCGCCGCAGAGGCCTCCTCGCGGCCGCCTCCGGCATCGGCGCGCTCGCCCTCGTCGGCTGCGGCGGTCCGAACGACCCGGACACCCGCGGCTCCGGCAGCGGCGGCGACGGGAAGCCCCGGCGCGGCGGGCGGCTGCGGGCCGCCTTCGCGGGCGGCGGCGCGAGCGAGACGCTCGATCCGCACCTGGCCAACCTGTTCGCCGACGTGGCCCGCGCCAAGGCGCTCTTCGACAAGCTCGCCGACTACGGCGACGACCTCTCCGCCCGGCCCCGCCTGGCCTCCGGCTGGGAGCCGAACGCGGGCCTCGACCGCTGGACGGTGACCCTGCGCAAGGCGGACTTCCACGACGGGAAGGCCGTCACCGCCGAGGACGTCCTGTTCAGCTACCGCCGCATCGCCGACCCCGAGCAGGCGTTCCGCGCGAAGGCGTCCCTCGAACCCGTCGACCTGGCGGCGAGCCGGGCCGTCGACGAGCGGACCGTGGAGTTCGTCCTCAAGCGGCCGACCGCCGAATTCCCCAACGTCCTGGCCGCGTTCGGCGCGTACATCGTGCCCGCGGGGTCCTCGGGGTCCGACTTCGACGGAAAGCCGGTCGGCTCGGGACCGTTCCGCTTCGTGTCGTTCGCGCCGGGCCGCTCGGCGGTCTTCCGCCGCAACGACGCCTACTGGGACGGCGCCCCGCACCTCGACGAGGTGGAGTTCGTCGTCGCCAACGAGGAGTCCGCGCGGGTGAACGCGCTGCTGGGCGGGCAGGTCGAGTACGCCCACGAGTTGAACCCGACGACCGCGCGCGCCCACGAGGGCCGGGGACGGATCGGGATCGTACGGCTGCGCAACAGCGCCATGCAGGCGTTCGCGATGAAGACCGACCGGGCACCCTTCGACGACAGGCGGGTCCGGGAGGCGTTCTTCCTCGTCGCCGACCGCCAGGAGCTGGTCGACGGGGCGCTGTCCGGTGCGGGTGTGGTCGGCAACGATCTCTTCGGCAAGGGGTACGAGTACTACGCCGACGCGCTGCCCCAGCGCGAGCAGGACCTCGACCGGGCCCGCTCACTGCTGAAGGCGGCGGGTGCGGAGAAGTTGAAGGTCACCCTGGACACCTCGGCGGTCGCGGCCGGGTTCACCGAGGCGGCGAGCATCTTCCGGGACCAGGCCGCGAAGGCCGGCGTCACGGTCGAGGTCAGGACGGGCAGCAAGGACTCGTACTGGGCCGACGTCCTCGACTCCGGAACCCTGTGCTGCTACCGCTCCGGAGCCATGCCCATCGAGGCGCACATCTCGCAGCGCCTCCTCACCGACTCCACCACCAACGCCACCAGGTGGCGCCACAAGGACTTCGACGCGCTCTACCGGCAGGCGCAGGCCACGAGGGACGCCGAGGAACGCGCCGCCGTCTTCGGGCGGATGCAGCGCAGGCTGTACGCGGAGGGCGGTTTCCTGGTGTGGGGGTTCGCCGACTGGATCATCGGAACGGCCGAGGGGGTCAAGGGAGTCGAGGAGCAGGCCCCCGCGAACACGCTGGACTGGGCGCGGTTCGACAAGGTCTGGCTGGCGTGA
- a CDS encoding ABC transporter permease, whose translation MSGLGSWAVRRLLLGGAQTVAVVLLVFALTEALPGDAAVALAGDQPDPARVAAIREAMELDRPAYERLADWAAGLPHADFGTSLASGRPVSSYLSDAFGPTLLLASLTVVLLVPAGVGLGVLAARFEGRFVDRLVSAVTLGVYAVPEFALGMLLVTVFALRLDWLPPTAVGYGTDLLGHPAALVLPVLVLLSRPVCSLCRLVRASMIDALASAYVAQARRYGIAGARVRYAHALPNAVAPAAQQLARTVDWLLCGVIVVEALFVIPGLGTVLMNAVAERDVPVVQGLAVVFGVITVVLNLGADLVAHRFAPRAEVAA comes from the coding sequence GTGAGCGGACTCGGTTCGTGGGCCGTCCGGCGGCTGCTGCTCGGCGGCGCGCAGACCGTGGCCGTGGTGCTGCTGGTCTTCGCGCTCACCGAGGCGCTGCCGGGCGACGCGGCGGTGGCCCTCGCCGGGGACCAGCCCGACCCGGCCCGCGTCGCCGCCATCCGTGAGGCGATGGAGCTGGACCGGCCCGCGTACGAACGGCTCGCGGACTGGGCCGCCGGACTGCCGCACGCGGACTTCGGCACCTCCCTGGCATCGGGGCGGCCCGTCAGCTCGTACCTCTCGGACGCCTTCGGTCCCACGCTCCTGCTCGCCTCGCTCACCGTCGTGCTGCTGGTGCCGGCCGGGGTCGGGCTCGGGGTGCTGGCCGCGCGGTTCGAGGGGCGGTTCGTGGACCGGCTGGTCAGTGCGGTGACGCTCGGGGTGTACGCGGTACCGGAGTTCGCGCTCGGGATGCTGCTGGTGACGGTGTTCGCGCTGCGGCTCGACTGGCTGCCGCCGACGGCGGTCGGCTACGGCACGGACCTGCTCGGGCACCCGGCCGCGCTCGTCCTGCCGGTGCTCGTCCTGCTGTCCCGTCCGGTGTGCTCGCTGTGCCGGCTGGTGCGCGCCTCGATGATCGACGCACTCGCCTCCGCGTACGTCGCGCAGGCCCGGCGGTACGGGATTGCGGGTGCGCGGGTGCGGTACGCGCACGCCCTGCCGAACGCGGTCGCGCCCGCGGCCCAGCAACTGGCCCGGACCGTCGACTGGCTGCTGTGCGGAGTGATCGTCGTGGAGGCCCTGTTCGTGATCCCCGGCCTGGGGACCGTGCTGATGAACGCCGTGGCTGAACGGGACGTCCCGGTGGTCCAGGGACTCGCGGTCGTCTTCGGGGTGATCACGGTGGTGCTGAACCTGGGGGCCGACCTCGTCGCCCACCGGTTCGCGCCCCGGGCGGAGGTGGCCGCGTGA
- a CDS encoding ABC transporter permease: MKGLRNGVAPGRFALGTVLVCVPLVLALLGPLLAGGPGPRAASFTLGAGHWLGTDFVGRDVGRQVLLGGRPVVAVAAAAAALAYLVALPVGLISALTHRRWLEDALMRPLDVLLAVPSLLMILLVASVFSPGATGLALLVALVNIPDAARIVRAAAADVAARPAVEALRMQGESWWRIAVVHVGRSILRPLAADAGVRLTGVLYLVATAAFLGIGVAPDAADWAVMVDRNRTGLFVQPWAVVVPALLIVALTTGCNLLFDAALTRTRAHVHVDVRAVEGRMKEPRP; encoded by the coding sequence GTGAAGGGGCTTCGGAACGGAGTGGCGCCGGGGCGGTTCGCCCTCGGGACCGTCCTGGTGTGCGTGCCACTGGTGCTCGCGCTGCTCGGGCCCCTGCTCGCGGGCGGACCGGGGCCGCGGGCCGCCTCGTTCACGCTCGGCGCAGGGCACTGGCTGGGCACGGACTTCGTGGGGCGTGACGTGGGGCGGCAGGTGCTGCTCGGCGGCCGGCCCGTGGTGGCCGTCGCGGCCGCGGCGGCGGCACTGGCGTACCTGGTGGCGCTGCCGGTCGGGCTGATCAGCGCTCTGACGCACCGCAGGTGGCTGGAGGACGCGCTGATGCGCCCCCTGGACGTACTGCTGGCCGTGCCGTCCCTGTTGATGATCCTGCTGGTGGCCTCGGTGTTCTCCCCCGGGGCGACGGGCCTCGCGCTGCTGGTGGCGCTCGTGAACATCCCGGACGCCGCGCGGATCGTCCGGGCCGCTGCGGCGGACGTGGCGGCCCGGCCGGCGGTGGAGGCGCTGCGGATGCAGGGCGAGTCGTGGTGGCGTATCGCCGTGGTCCATGTCGGGCGGTCGATCCTGCGGCCGCTCGCCGCCGACGCCGGCGTACGGCTGACCGGTGTGCTGTACCTGGTGGCCACGGCCGCGTTCCTGGGCATCGGGGTGGCGCCGGACGCGGCCGACTGGGCAGTGATGGTGGACCGCAACCGGACGGGACTGTTCGTGCAGCCCTGGGCCGTGGTGGTCCCGGCGCTGCTCATCGTGGCGCTCACGACAGGGTGCAACCTGCTCTTCGACGCGGCGCTCACCCGCACCCGCGCGCACGTTCATGTCGATGTCCGTGCGGTCGAGGGCCGGATGAAGGAGCCGCGTCCATGA
- a CDS encoding SDR family NAD(P)-dependent oxidoreductase, giving the protein MATTMATQSGQLEGRTAVITGGSAGIGLATAVRLAAEGAHVFITGRREAELDAAVRTIGAARATAVPGDISDPADLDRLYDAVRARGRGLDVVFANAAAASFATLEEVTEEHFDVTFGVNVRGTLFTVQKALPLLNDGASVILNSSVRADDGVASFGTYAASKAAIRSFARTWANELKDRNVRVNSISPGTIDTPGLDAAVATGDASVTRSQFTAGVPLGRIGRPDEVAEVVAFLASDRSSFILGANLYVDGGENQI; this is encoded by the coding sequence ATGGCCACGACCATGGCAACGCAGAGCGGGCAGCTCGAGGGCAGGACCGCCGTCATCACCGGCGGCAGTGCGGGAATCGGCCTGGCCACGGCCGTCCGGCTGGCGGCCGAGGGCGCGCACGTGTTCATCACCGGCCGCCGCGAGGCCGAACTGGACGCGGCCGTGCGGACCATCGGCGCGGCGCGGGCCACCGCCGTGCCGGGTGACATCTCGGACCCGGCCGACCTGGACCGGCTGTACGACGCGGTCCGCGCCCGGGGCCGGGGCCTGGACGTGGTCTTCGCCAACGCCGCCGCCGCGTCGTTCGCGACGCTGGAGGAGGTCACCGAGGAGCACTTCGACGTGACCTTCGGCGTCAATGTCCGGGGCACCCTGTTCACCGTGCAGAAGGCGCTGCCGCTGCTCAACGACGGCGCCTCGGTGATCCTCAACTCCTCGGTGCGCGCCGACGACGGTGTCGCGTCCTTCGGCACGTACGCGGCCTCCAAGGCGGCGATCCGGTCCTTCGCCCGCACCTGGGCGAACGAGCTCAAGGACCGCAACGTCCGGGTCAACTCGATCTCCCCGGGCACCATCGACACCCCCGGACTGGACGCCGCGGTCGCCACGGGGGACGCGTCCGTCACCAGGTCACAGTTCACCGCCGGTGTCCCGCTCGGCCGGATCGGGCGCCCGGACGAGGTCGCCGAGGTGGTGGCGTTCCTGGCCTCCGACCGGAGCAGCTTCATCCTGGGCGCCAACCTGTACGTCGACGGCGGGGAGAACCAGATCTGA